The following proteins are co-located in the Calliphora vicina chromosome 2, idCalVici1.1, whole genome shotgun sequence genome:
- the LOC135951276 gene encoding UBX domain-containing protein 7, giving the protein MSQTPDELVQSVCEVTGTNEAEAKHLLAACNNDVEAAVALFFEGGGVATATEDAEANLPIIDDDDGVRAPIAPIREQLIGPEDDNFYAAAPPPPPTGRLARSASRRVKVCPLRDFAREGALMEEQLQASGSYVSLNSLYEPASNSRASSRRTRAADMVTTAQATETKKSRLEDLFRPPTDIAYAGSFQAARSRSEALKQWLLVNVQSDTFDSQLLNRDVWPDKALRKLMKRQFLLWQVDADSSEGRRFVAFYHCAKLPYLCVIDPRTGEEIWKSPNPTQSTILNDLKQFLIDHKDFSQELEDDMGPSTSTKRAATAICLDSDGDEASKINIEDDEGNSNASSSSQSQKTNPKKRSKIMELSEEEQIALAIRNSMQENEKAAAKNRKSNGTAVNAEAADDDAASDFGSVEEFVEDDIKSACERTSYEEQLGSNKDELTMIKLRLINAEGADEVVQLRWPSDTKLEVLYSYISQCHSYIPKCGYKLICAFPRKTLETENNDSTLKEYGLHPSANLHITLDD; this is encoded by the exons ATGTCCCAAACCCCAGATGAATTGGTGCAAAGTGTTTGTGAAGTAACTGGAACGAATGAGGCAGAAGCTAAGCATTTGTTGGCAGCATGCAACAATGATGTCGAAGCTGCTGTAGCATTATTTTTTGAAGGTGGTGGAGTCGCCACAGCCACAGAAGATGCTGAGGCAAATTTGCCCATAATAGACGATGATGATGGTGTAAGGGCACCTATAGCACCAATACGAGAACAATTGATAGGACCTGAAGATGATAATTTTTATGCTGCCGCACCACCACCACCGCCAACCGGACGTTTGGCACGCAGTGCTAGCAGACGGGTGAAGGTATGTCCTCTGAGAGATTTTGCTCGAGAAGGCGCTTTAATGGAAGAACAACTGCAGGCTTCGGGTAGCTATGTGTCTTTGAATAGTTTATATGAACCAGCATCGAATAGTCGTGCCAGTTCAAGACGAACTCGTGCTGCTGATATGGTTACAACAGCTCAAGCGACCGAGACTAAGAAAAGCCGTTTGGAAGATTTATTTCGTCCACCGACAGATATAGCGTACGCTGGCAGCTTTCAGGCGGCACGTTCGCGATCTGAAGCCTTGAAACAGTGGCTGCTGGTGAATGTGCAGAGCGATACTTTCGATTCGCAGCTGTTGAATCGTGATGTTTGGCCAGACAAGGCGTTGCGAAAACTGATGAAAAGACAATTTCTGTTATGGCAG GTTGATGCTGATTCTTCCGAAGGTCGTCGTTTTGTGGCCTTTTACCACTGTGCCAAGTTGCCGTATCTGTGTGTCATTGATCCTCGCACCGGTGAGGAGATTTGGAAAAGTCCAAATCCCACACAATCTACAATACTCAATGATTTGAAGCAATTTCTCATCGATCACAAGGACTTCAGTCAGGAATTGGAAGACGATATGGGCCCATCAACCTCTACCAAACGTGCGGCAACGGCCATTTGTCTGGACAGTGACGGCGATGAAGCTAGCAAAATCAATATCGAAGATGATGAGGGCAATTCGAATGCCAGTAGTTCTTCCCAGTCGCAGAAGACTAATCCCAAGAAACGAAGTAAAATTATGGAGTTGTCCGAAGAGGAACAAATTGCTTTGGCCATACGCAATTCAATGCAAGAAAATGAGAAGGCAGCCGCCAAAAATCGCAAATCGAATGGAACTGCCGTTAATGCTGAAGCAGCCGATGATGATGCGGCCAGTGACTTTGGCAGTGTTGAGGAATTCGTCGAGGATGACATCAAAAGTGCCTGTGAACGCACATCTTATGAAGAACAATTGGGTTCGAATAAGGACGAACTCACTATGATTAAACTAAGACTTATCAATGCCGAAGGCGCCGATGAAGTTGTCCAATTGCGTTGGCCTTCCGATACGAAATTGGAAGTGTTGTACTCTTATATTTCACAATGTCATTCTTATATTCCAAAATGTGGCTACAAGTTAATTTGTGCTTTTCCACGTAAAACTCTTGAAACTGAAAATAATGATAGTACATTAAAGGAGTATGGTTTACATCCCTCTGCCAATTTACACATCACTTTAGATGACTAA